TTACCGTCAAATCCGACGACGTTCAGGGCCGTACGCGTATCTACGAATCCATCGTCAAGGGGGACAACTCCCTGGAAGCCGGTACCCCGGAATCCTTTAACGTGTTGATCAAGGAAATGCAGTCCCTTGGCCTGGATGTCCGTCCCGGCAGCAAGGAAGACCTCGCGAAGTCCCGCGACGAGCTGGACGAACTGGGTGACCTCGACCTTTCCTTCGACATGTCCGCCGATATGCCCGACATCTCCTCTGATGACGACATCCTCGGTGACCTGTAACCATATCCTCGTCCAACCAGAACACACACAGTTCAAAATCCGCCTTGCGTCTTCAGGGGCGCAAGGCAAAACCCCACCACTCCAAGCTTAATCAGATATGTCTGAAGCCCCTTCCATCCGGGAACTCCATGGATATAACGACAAGCCCAAGTCGTTCGATCAAGTATCCATCACCGTTGCCAATCCCGACGCCATCCGCGCCTGGTCCTTCGGTGAGGTTACCAATCCAGAGACAATCAATTACCGTACGTTCAAGCCAGAAAAAGGCGGCTTGTTCTGCGAACGCATTTTCGGACCGACGCGCGATATGGAATGCGCCTGCGGCAAGTACAAGAGAGTCAAGCACAAGGGTGTCGTCTGCGACCGTTGCGGCGTAGAAGTTACCAACTCCCGAGTCCGCCGTGAACGCATGGGACACATTGAATTGGCCGTCCCCGTCTCCCACATTTGGTTCTACAAGTGCATGCCCAGCCGCATCGGCCTGATGCTGGACATGACGGCACGCCATCTGGAACGCGTCATCTACTACGAAGATTACATCGTCATCGATCCTCTGGACACGCCCCTGGAAAAGGGACAGATCCTCACTGAGGATGAATTCCGCAGTTATGAAGACGAATACGGTGACGACGCATTCAAGGCAGGAATGGGAGCCGACGCCATCCAGGAAATGCTTAAAAACATTGATCTGGAAGCTCTTATCGCCCAACTGCAGGAGGAAATGGAAAACACCAATTCCAAGCAGAACAAGCGTAAAATCGCCAAGCGTCTGAAACTCGCCCAGGGATTCCTCCAGTCCAATACCCGCCCGGAATGGATGATCATGAATGTCCTGCCGGTCATTCCTCCCGACCTCCGTCCTCTCGTTCCCCTCGAAGGCGGACGCTTCGCTACCTCCGACCTCAACGATCTGTACCGCCGCGTCATCAATCGCAACAACCGATTGAAGACCCTGCTTCAGCTCAAGACGCCGGAAGTCATCATTCGCAACGAAAAGCGCATGCTTCAGGAAGCCGTTGACGCCCTGTTCGACAATGGTCGCCATGGCCGGGCCGTAACCGGAGCCGGTAATCGTCCCCTCAAGTCCCTGTCCGACATGCTCAAGGGCAAAGGAGGCCGCTTCCGTCAGAACCTCCTCGGCAAACGTGTCGACTACTCGGGACGATCCGTCATCGTGATTGGACCGGAACTGAAGATGAGCCAATGCGGTCTTCCCAAGAAGATGGCCCTCGTCCTCTTCGAACCCTTCATCATCCACCGCCTCAAGGAACTCGGATACGTCCATACCGTACGCTCCGCCAAGAAACTCATCGACCGCAAGACGCCTGAAGTATGGGACATCCTTGAAGAGGTCACCAAGGGACATCCGGTCATGCTGAACCGCGCCCCGACCCTTCACCGCCTGTCCATTCAGGCATTTGAACCGGTTCTGATCGAAGGTTCTGCAATCCGCTTGCATCCGCTTGTTTGCAATGCCTACAATGCTGACTTCGACGGAGACCAGATGGCCGTGCACGTTCCTCTTTCCGTGGAAGCCCAGCTCGAAGCAAGGCAGCTCATGTTGTCCACCAACAACATTTTCTCCCCGGCCTCCGGCAAGCCCATCACCACGCCTACGCAGGACATTATTCTCGGCGCCTACTTCCTCACGCACACCCGTGCCGTGGAAATCAAGAACCAACAAGATAATCCCCACCTTCTTCCCCTCTTCGAGTCTATCGGAGAAGTGGAATACGCCATTGCCGCCCGCAAGATCGGCTACCACAACTGGATTCGTCTCCGCAACCCCGACTACGGTAAAAAGCCCGAAGAAGTCGTCTACGGAGACGTCACCAAAAAGGTGCTTATCACTACGGCCGGACGTGTCCGTTTTAATGAAATCTGGCCTGAGGAAATCGGTTACATCAACCGTAACGTCGGCAAGAAGCAAATGGGGGATATCATTTGGCGCTGCTACCAGACGGTAGGCAAGGAACGTACCGTTCAAACCCTTGACGCTCTCAAAAACCTCGGTTTCAAGGAAGCTACGCGTTCCGGGTGCTCTATCGGTATTGTCGACATGGTCGTTCCCTCCCAGAAGAAGGAAGAAATCGACAAGGCCTACAAAGCCGTCGAAAAAGTCACCAAGCAGTACAAGAACGGTATCATCACCGATGGCGAACGCTATCAGAAGATCGTCGACATCTGGACTCAGACCACCGACATCATCCAGAAAGCCCTCTACTCCAAACTGGAACACAACGAAGGTTCCGCCATGGCCAGCCCGCTCTATATGATGGTTGACTCCGGTGCCCGCGGTAACAAGGCCCAGGTCAAGCAGCTCTCCGGCATGCGCGGTCTTATGGCCAAGCCCAGTGGTGAAATTATCGAACGCCCGATTACGTCCAACTTCCGAGAAGGCCTCTCCGTGCTGGAATACTTCATTTCCACCCACGGCGCCCGCAAGGGGTTGGCTGATACCGCTTTGAAGACGGCAGACTCCGGGTACATGACCCGCAAGCTCGTCGATGTAGCCCAGGATGTCATCGTCTTCGCCGACGACTGCCACACATCCAACGGGATCACCGTTCATGCCATCTATGACGGTGAAGACGAAGTAGCCTCCCTCGCCAGCCGCATTTACGGACGCGTTTCCTGTGAACGTATCGTGGATCCGGTCTCCGGCGAAGTCATTGTGGACGTCAACCAGCTCATTGATGAAAAGCAGGCCGACAAGCTTGAAAAAATCGGTGTGGAACAGCTCAAGATCCGTTCTGTCCTCACCTGCGACCTCAAGCGCGGCTGCTGTGCCAAATGCTATGGTCTCAACCTCGCTACCGGCCTCGAAGTAAAAATCGGCGAAGCCGTCGGCATCATTGCCGCCCAGTCCATCGGTGAACCCGGTACGCAGCTCACCATGCGTACGTTCCACGTCGGCGGTACGGCGACCACAGCATTCAAACAGCCTATCATCAAGGTCAAAAATCCCGGTAAAGTCGTCTACCCCGAAGACCTCACCGTCGTCGAAGACGCCAATGGCAACCACGTTGTCCTCAACAAACAGGGCTCCGTATCCATCGTCAACGACAAGGGACGCGAAATCGATTCCTACCAGATCATCCTCGGTACCGTTCTCTATGTGCCAAACGGTGGTACAATCAACAAGGACGATACCCTCGCCACTTGGGATCCGTACAACGTACCTGTCATTTCGCAATTCTCCGGTAAAGTAGAATTCAAGGACATCATTGTCGGCATCACCGTTTCCAAGGAAAAGGACAACCAGACCGGCACCTCTTCCATGGTCGTCATTGAGCACAAACAGGAACTCCATCCGCAGGTCGTTATCAAGGATTCCAAGACCCACGAAATCCTGGCTTCCTACGCCATTCCCTCTGGCGCCAATATCTCCGTCAAGGAAGGTGAAAACATCACCGCAGGTACCATGCTGGCCAGAACGCCCCGCAAGGCGTCCAAGACGAAGGATATTACTGGTGGTCTTCCCCGCGTTGCCGAACTCTTTGAAGCTCGCAAGCCCAAAGATGCCTGCACGATCGCCCGTATCGACGGTACGGTCAAAATGGACGGAGTTCCCAACTCCCGCGGCAAGAAGAATATTATCGTCGTCGATCCCTCCACGGGAGAAGAAGTCGATCACCTCGTCCCGCTCAATAAGCATATCGTCGTCCACGAAGGCGACCACGTGCATCAAGGCGATCAACTGACGGAAGGCTCAGTCTCCCCGGATGAAATCCTCGACGTCTGCGGCAAGGAAAAACTTCAGGAACACCTCGTCAACGAAGTTCAGGAAGTCTATCGTCTCCAAGGGGTGGAAATTAACGACAAGCACGTCGAAATCATCATTCGGCAGATGCTGCGTAAAGTCGTCATCATCGAACCCGGCAACACCGAGTTCCTGTGGGGCGACCAGGTCGACAAAACCACCTTTGACCGCGTCAACGAAGAAACAGTCGCCAAAGGCGGTACTCCCGCCATTGCCCGACCGGTTCTCCTCGGTATCACGAAAGCATCCCTCGAAACGGAATCCTTTATCTCCGCCGCTTCCTTCCAGGATACGACACGCGTCCTGACGGAAGCCTCTACTCTCGGCAAGACCGATATGCTGGAAGGCTTCAAGGAAAACGTCATCATGGGGCACCTCATTCCCGCCGGCACGGGCTTTTCGACCTACCGTAACATTGAAGTACATCCCGCCGACGGAGTCGAAGAGATCATACCTACCCCCGAAACTCCGGACGACGGAGAAGGAGGAATCGAAGATTCCATCAACTTCGGTGAAGACCGCTAAGTCATCCCGAAGCCGATAGAATCCCCTTCCAAAACTTCAGAGGCTGTTCCGCATGCTCGGAACAGCCTCAAATAATAAAAAGAGCTAATATTTGATTACCACGGAGGGTAAAATGCTTCGTGGAATCGGAGCAGGGCTTCGAGGATCGCAACCACGAAGCCCTGGCTTGTATTGAGCACGAGAGACAGCCAGATTCCCGCCCTAGGGCGGAGAATGTCAAAGAGTCAGTGCCGATACAAGCCCCATCCGGGGATCCGATCATTCCAAATCTCGAATAGTTGAAAGGACCGTCTCCCCGAGATGAGTCCGCATTTGAGGAGGAGATCAGAATGAAGCCCAACAAAACAAAAATCAATCGTGAAGTAGGAGAAAACATACCTCAAAAGAACTATGCCGGAGTAGATATATCCAAAGACTATTTGGATATCTGCCTTCAGCATAAAACCTACCGATTCACCAACAACAAGACAGGACATAAGAACATGTTCCGTCTTTTTGAAAAACAGGAACAACCAGTTCATGTCGTGTATGAGTCCACCGGCTATTTAAGCCGTCGGCTTATCCCCGTTTTCATGGACGCCAATATCTCCCAAACATGCCTTAATCCGGTACGAGTAAGAAACTATGCCAGAAGTGAAGGACTACAGGCCAAGACCGACCGTTTGGACGCTCAGGTGCTCTGCCAATTGGGAAAAGACAAACAACTTGAGCAAGACTATCCACTTACCCGAGAAATTCTTCAGCTCAAAGAATACGAAAGTGTCCTTACTTTTTATGTCAAAAGACGGGCACAGTTGAAAAACGAGCAAAAAGCAACCAATCAGCCGTTTCTGAAACAGCAATTGGATCAAGCCCTGAAGCAGGAAGAAAAACGCATAGAGGCGTTGCAGGTTCAAATGGAAAAACTCATCAATACTCATCAAGAGCTAAAAGAAAAGTATGAAACCTATTTGAATGTTAAAGGAATAGGGAAACGCAATGCCATGGCGTTGATTAGCCTCATGCCCGAATTGGGAAGCATTAATAGAAAGCAGGCGTCAGCCCTACTCGGAGTAGTGCCTTATTCCTGGGAAAGCGGAACGATGAAAGGAACACGCAAAATACATGGGGGCAGAAAGGAACTGCGCCATCTTCTCTATTTGGCAACGGTTAGTGCCTTGAGGTGCAATGAAATCTTGCAGGCGAAGTACAAACATTTTCTCTCTGTGGGAAAAACACGAAAGTGTGCACTTATTGCCTGCTGTCATTCTCTAATCATTTATCTCAATAGCTTAACGAAAAAAATAATTCCCCCGGATGCAGCGTCGCACGCTGCCGGGGGGATTGGGGGCGAGTAGCCCCCATTTGTCTATTTCTGAATTATAGTTGACTCTTTTGCTTATCAATAATACGGTATCCGCACTCACAACGGAGCACAGGCATGTTCTTTCAAGGAACGTCGGGCTTCTGGTCTCGCCCAAATCGCTTCATGCCCTCCAGGGAATTCCTCATAGGAAACATCCGCAAATCTGTCTCGAAGCCTGTGGGCCTGTTCTACCGGAATCTGCCGGTCATGCGTCGCGGCCAGGATGACGACCGGCACCTTGATCCGGGGAGCATACAAGTCGGAACGGAATATTCCACCCACCAGCACGGACACCATCCAATCCGGGGCATACATCCGGGCACATGCTCCGAAACTGTCGAACGGCACACAGAGGATCAATCTTCCTACGGAGCGCCGGGCTGCTATGTGCGTTGCTACTCCGGTTCCCAACGAGTTACCTACCAGAACCACCTGTGACCAATTCCGGCCCGTCTCCTGCAAAATAGTTTCCACGACACGGATCATATCGTCCACTACTGTTTCCTCCGACGGCCATCCGGAACTTCTCCCGGAACCACGGTAATTCACTAGGAGCTTTGCCACAGGCCAGGAATCGACAGCACTTAGATAACTGGCAACATCACGCCCTCTTCCCGGGCAAAAAACAATCAAAGGCGCCCCAGGCTTCTCCTGAAACCATCCATCCAGTTGTTCTCCCCTCACCTCAAAACTCCGTCTGCTCTCCGACCATGCGGCATAACGCCGGGCATAAGTATTCGCATCCTTCATCGGTTGCGGATTGAATACTACAAGCCCCCTTCCCCACATCACCCATGCCACCCAGCAAGCCGCCAGCAAGACAAGCACAATCCCCCCCAGGATACACACTCTTTTTCCCGTACCCCGTAACATTCCTTTACTTGTTGAATTTCTCAAACATCGAATCATTCCTTACGTTCCATTCTGCATTCTCCGTTGAAAGATGCAATTGAACTCTTAATTATTCTCATCCATGATTTTATCTTCAGGAAAACAGAAGTTGAAACACAGCCAACAATATACGGAGCTTTGGAGTCATCCCTCCAAAGCCCCGTTGAATATCGATAATTTTAGAAACTGCTAATCCGATAGCTTGTACACCTCCACGGCGCTCATCAGGAACGCGCCAGTGCCGTACACTTCAGTATTGCTTTTCTGCACCTGTTTCGGATCGGCTCCAACGGGTTGCACCCAGCAGAGTTTGCCTTCTGTATCGACAGAGTTCACCAGAGCCTTCCATCCCTTTTGGACAATGGGAAGAAAACGCTTCTTCGGTAACAATCCCGCATTGATACCGTAAGCCATGGCATAGGTCATAAAGCCTGTCGCACTAGTTTCCGGAGCGGGATAACTGGCTGGATCCAACAGGCTGGCGTGCCAGCATCCGTCTTCCTGCTGGAGTCCGGCAAGACGGTCACACATTTCCACGAAAAGCTTTTCATAGAAGGGTCTGTACCTCTTGTCATCGGCAGGCAGTGCCTTGAGTATCTCTGCCAAGCCCCCCATCACCCATCCATTGCCACGCCCCCAGAAAACCTTCTGCCCGTTGGCTTCCTTTTTATTGATGTACGAGGCATCGCGAAAGAACAGGCGTTCCTCAACATCGTAGAGTTTGTCATAGGTTGCCTTGTATTCACTGGAGGCAAACTCCATATACTTTTCATCCCCCGTCAAGGTATAAAGCCGGGCATAGACAGGAGGCGCCATAAACAGGGCATCGCACCACGACCAGCGTTCATACTGCCCGGAGGTGCCATGAATCATCTTGGCTGGATCCATGCAGCGATTGGCAATCACCCAGTCGGCCCGCGCCTGCGTCGGCATCTTCATCAGCTTCTTCCCATGCTTGGCATACATGTCCAGGTATGCCTGACCGACACAAATATCGTCGGCATGATACATGTAAGGCCCCACCTGCCATATCATACGGTTAAAGAGCTTCTGGAGCCACTGATCATATTTTTTATCGCCGCTCAATTCCGCCCAGTCGAACATGCCTACATACAGGGCACCATTGAGCCAGCTCTGCGGAGACCGGGACGAGGGTTGATCCGGAAAGTACGAAATTTGCCAATCAGCCACTTTGCGTGCAATATTCAGCACATCCTGCTTCCGGAAGTCCGAAGCATATGACCGTGCCGGGGCATTCATGCGAATGGCTGTTTCAAAAGCACGAAATCCCGGATATTTATAGTTGTACATCCACAGAAGATTGGACTTACCCTGGGTTCCACTTACCACAAATGGTCGGACATTGTCCCTCCGGGACGATGCCGTCACTGGTTCCGATTTCCATGTTTTACCCTTATCGGATGTTTCCCAGCGCTCAATTTCGAAAATGTCCTTCACCGGGCGCGAAGCATAG
This is a stretch of genomic DNA from Akkermansia sp. N21116. It encodes these proteins:
- the rpoC gene encoding DNA-directed RNA polymerase subunit beta', giving the protein MSEAPSIRELHGYNDKPKSFDQVSITVANPDAIRAWSFGEVTNPETINYRTFKPEKGGLFCERIFGPTRDMECACGKYKRVKHKGVVCDRCGVEVTNSRVRRERMGHIELAVPVSHIWFYKCMPSRIGLMLDMTARHLERVIYYEDYIVIDPLDTPLEKGQILTEDEFRSYEDEYGDDAFKAGMGADAIQEMLKNIDLEALIAQLQEEMENTNSKQNKRKIAKRLKLAQGFLQSNTRPEWMIMNVLPVIPPDLRPLVPLEGGRFATSDLNDLYRRVINRNNRLKTLLQLKTPEVIIRNEKRMLQEAVDALFDNGRHGRAVTGAGNRPLKSLSDMLKGKGGRFRQNLLGKRVDYSGRSVIVIGPELKMSQCGLPKKMALVLFEPFIIHRLKELGYVHTVRSAKKLIDRKTPEVWDILEEVTKGHPVMLNRAPTLHRLSIQAFEPVLIEGSAIRLHPLVCNAYNADFDGDQMAVHVPLSVEAQLEARQLMLSTNNIFSPASGKPITTPTQDIILGAYFLTHTRAVEIKNQQDNPHLLPLFESIGEVEYAIAARKIGYHNWIRLRNPDYGKKPEEVVYGDVTKKVLITTAGRVRFNEIWPEEIGYINRNVGKKQMGDIIWRCYQTVGKERTVQTLDALKNLGFKEATRSGCSIGIVDMVVPSQKKEEIDKAYKAVEKVTKQYKNGIITDGERYQKIVDIWTQTTDIIQKALYSKLEHNEGSAMASPLYMMVDSGARGNKAQVKQLSGMRGLMAKPSGEIIERPITSNFREGLSVLEYFISTHGARKGLADTALKTADSGYMTRKLVDVAQDVIVFADDCHTSNGITVHAIYDGEDEVASLASRIYGRVSCERIVDPVSGEVIVDVNQLIDEKQADKLEKIGVEQLKIRSVLTCDLKRGCCAKCYGLNLATGLEVKIGEAVGIIAAQSIGEPGTQLTMRTFHVGGTATTAFKQPIIKVKNPGKVVYPEDLTVVEDANGNHVVLNKQGSVSIVNDKGREIDSYQIILGTVLYVPNGGTINKDDTLATWDPYNVPVISQFSGKVEFKDIIVGITVSKEKDNQTGTSSMVVIEHKQELHPQVVIKDSKTHEILASYAIPSGANISVKEGENITAGTMLARTPRKASKTKDITGGLPRVAELFEARKPKDACTIARIDGTVKMDGVPNSRGKKNIIVVDPSTGEEVDHLVPLNKHIVVHEGDHVHQGDQLTEGSVSPDEILDVCGKEKLQEHLVNEVQEVYRLQGVEINDKHVEIIIRQMLRKVVIIEPGNTEFLWGDQVDKTTFDRVNEETVAKGGTPAIARPVLLGITKASLETESFISAASFQDTTRVLTEASTLGKTDMLEGFKENVIMGHLIPAGTGFSTYRNIEVHPADGVEEIIPTPETPDDGEGGIEDSINFGEDR
- a CDS encoding glycoside hydrolase family 88 protein, encoding MKLLSGGLSHLRTVACASLLWYSGVGTVLASPPSMPPYAEDCEVVADDGAWCWFSDPRAVYVDGVIIGGAVDREGSIRAFSMNPTSGEKKSFKLHDKLDYDDHANPSFLVLPDKRVAVFYSAHGGTKNSPIYYRVTKKPGDISEWDEELSIRPDVKGPMGVCYTNPALLTGENGRIYLLFRGPNFKPNMVYTDDLKTWSPAQTLIQDEKTNNSVRPYLKATNNGKDKIFLAFTDGHPRNEPTNSIYFAMYRDGSLWGADGRLIGKLADGGAVPPSRCDKVYDAGKTLEKAWIWDVAFDENEYPVLVYARFSNVLTEHSYWYARWDGSKWNNHKITKAGRWFQRNVYPKEQSEYECNYSGGVYLDHDNPDVVYASRPVKDIFEIERWETSDKGKTWKSEPVTASSRRDNVRPFVVSGTQGKSNLLWMYNYKYPGFRAFETAIRMNAPARSYASDFRKQDVLNIARKVADWQISYFPDQPSSRSPQSWLNGALYVGMFDWAELSGDKKYDQWLQKLFNRMIWQVGPYMYHADDICVGQAYLDMYAKHGKKLMKMPTQARADWVIANRCMDPAKMIHGTSGQYERWSWCDALFMAPPVYARLYTLTGDEKYMEFASSEYKATYDKLYDVEERLFFRDASYINKKEANGQKVFWGRGNGWVMGGLAEILKALPADDKRYRPFYEKLFVEMCDRLAGLQQEDGCWHASLLDPASYPAPETSATGFMTYAMAYGINAGLLPKKRFLPIVQKGWKALVNSVDTEGKLCWVQPVGADPKQVQKSNTEVYGTGAFLMSAVEVYKLSD
- a CDS encoding alpha/beta fold hydrolase — encoded protein: MLRGTGKRVCILGGIVLVLLAACWVAWVMWGRGLVVFNPQPMKDANTYARRYAAWSESRRSFEVRGEQLDGWFQEKPGAPLIVFCPGRGRDVASYLSAVDSWPVAKLLVNYRGSGRSSGWPSEETVVDDMIRVVETILQETGRNWSQVVLVGNSLGTGVATHIAARRSVGRLILCVPFDSFGACARMYAPDWMVSVLVGGIFRSDLYAPRIKVPVVILAATHDRQIPVEQAHRLRDRFADVSYEEFPGGHEAIWARPEARRSLKEHACAPL
- a CDS encoding IS110 family transposase gives rise to the protein MKPNKTKINREVGENIPQKNYAGVDISKDYLDICLQHKTYRFTNNKTGHKNMFRLFEKQEQPVHVVYESTGYLSRRLIPVFMDANISQTCLNPVRVRNYARSEGLQAKTDRLDAQVLCQLGKDKQLEQDYPLTREILQLKEYESVLTFYVKRRAQLKNEQKATNQPFLKQQLDQALKQEEKRIEALQVQMEKLINTHQELKEKYETYLNVKGIGKRNAMALISLMPELGSINRKQASALLGVVPYSWESGTMKGTRKIHGGRKELRHLLYLATVSALRCNEILQAKYKHFLSVGKTRKCALIACCHSLIIYLNSLTKKIIPPDAASHAAGGIGGE